One window from the genome of Balneola vulgaris DSM 17893 encodes:
- a CDS encoding DHH family phosphoesterase, giving the protein MHKELIQKLKSHNKVAVFSHVRPDGDCLGSQVAMCLWLQKNGVEAVAYNADGPSQNLMWLADIFPIEIPEEQDLAHFDAFLVVDGNALHRFGEVAEKIEQTGAPIYMIDHHPQPDDVFTEMASDVTASSTCEIVHRIYTENDPLQIDEQSAKAMYVGIVTDTGSFQFDSVKPATMMAASDLLDRGGFTPNEVMDKVYATKSLNEIKLLGLSLETLNLHEDQQIASMYVTQAMFNETNTTAENTEGFVAYPMSIDGVKACIFMREEEHRIKLSLRSRSDIDVNEWARQMNGGGHKKAAGASYQGTLDEALQAALKIGRKQWT; this is encoded by the coding sequence ATGCACAAAGAATTAATTCAAAAGTTAAAGTCGCACAACAAAGTAGCTGTATTTTCTCATGTTCGACCGGATGGCGATTGCTTAGGCTCGCAGGTGGCCATGTGCTTATGGTTACAGAAAAATGGAGTTGAAGCGGTGGCTTATAATGCCGACGGCCCCTCGCAGAACCTGATGTGGCTAGCTGATATCTTTCCTATCGAGATACCTGAAGAACAAGACCTAGCTCACTTTGATGCCTTTTTAGTGGTGGATGGGAATGCACTGCATCGTTTTGGAGAGGTTGCTGAGAAGATAGAACAAACAGGTGCTCCAATTTATATGATCGATCATCATCCTCAACCAGATGATGTTTTTACTGAAATGGCTTCAGATGTGACGGCATCTTCTACGTGTGAAATAGTGCATAGAATTTATACTGAAAATGATCCTTTACAGATAGATGAGCAGTCTGCAAAAGCAATGTATGTGGGTATAGTAACTGATACGGGCTCGTTTCAATTTGATAGTGTGAAGCCCGCAACTATGATGGCAGCTAGCGATCTGCTCGACAGAGGAGGCTTCACGCCCAATGAAGTAATGGACAAAGTGTATGCCACTAAAAGTTTAAATGAGATTAAGTTGCTTGGGCTATCACTTGAGACTCTAAATTTACATGAAGACCAACAAATCGCCAGTATGTACGTTACTCAGGCGATGTTTAACGAAACTAACACAACTGCTGAAAACACCGAAGGTTTTGTAGCTTACCCCATGAGTATTGACGGAGTTAAAGCATGTATCTTTATGAGAGAGGAAGAGCATCGCATAAAACTTAGTCTGCGTTCAAGAAGTGATATTGACGTGAATGAATGGGCAAGGCAAATGAATGGTGGTGGCCATAAAAAAGCGGCTGGAGCTTCCTATCAAGGCACACTTGATGAAGCATTACAGGCGGCACTGAAAATCGGCAGAAAGCAATGGACCTAA
- a CDS encoding thiamine diphosphokinase produces the protein MRALIVCGGTPPSKSLIESEINAANLIVGADSGGHAILGYGFTPDIVLGDLDSFHYTNHEGIQTLEIEDQDFNDLEKALQYALDKGSKDVVILGALGKRVDHQMKNLSAMVGYYQKFNSLIIRDDYGDTLCVSSPYSVQLPLNTVISFFPLSGIVKSFSSEGVQYPLSNTDLIPGIQDGTSNTVTDETVTISYDEGTLGVFIGTGKKTK, from the coding sequence ATGCGTGCTTTAATTGTATGTGGAGGAACCCCTCCCTCAAAATCTCTTATTGAATCTGAAATCAATGCCGCCAACCTCATCGTGGGCGCCGACAGTGGTGGGCATGCCATTTTGGGCTATGGCTTTACCCCTGATATTGTTTTGGGAGATCTGGACAGCTTCCATTACACCAACCATGAAGGTATTCAAACTTTAGAAATTGAAGACCAAGATTTCAATGATTTGGAGAAAGCCCTTCAATATGCCCTCGACAAAGGCAGCAAAGATGTAGTGATACTGGGTGCGCTTGGGAAACGCGTAGATCACCAGATGAAAAACCTATCGGCAATGGTGGGATACTACCAGAAATTTAATTCATTGATTATTCGTGATGACTACGGTGACACACTCTGTGTTAGTTCGCCTTATTCAGTTCAACTGCCTTTGAATACTGTAATATCTTTTTTCCCACTTTCGGGCATTGTCAAAAGCTTTAGCTCTGAAGGGGTGCAATATCCGCTTAGCAACACTGATTTGATCCCGGGTATTCAAGATGGCACATCCAATACGGTTACTGATGAAACCGTCACCATTAGCTATGACGAGGGCACACTGGGTGTGTTCATAGGAACGGGCAAGAAAACTAAGTAG